In Pelmatolapia mariae isolate MD_Pm_ZW linkage group LG2, Pm_UMD_F_2, whole genome shotgun sequence, one DNA window encodes the following:
- the LOC134634279 gene encoding uncharacterized protein LOC134634279, which translates to MRVSCSSEGGDSPQYSWTLDGRTLTDAELLSGNNETNNITLKQNVSGNLVCSVRNNVSNVSKEERILTCGFIFINCTLINGAQISRWVYEANNTLCIKPTITTRGSTVGDETGVVSVKNSITPFNQTACSDGTWHNNKFLLMCGLRAVVVILLLTGICTYFAWKKKKNEKAEVSAVPQMRGDPEDSVLMIEMSSATYANT; encoded by the exons ATGAGGGTGTCCTGCTCCTCTGAGGGAGGGGACAGTCCTCAGTACAGCTGGACTCTGGATGGACGCACACTGACAGATGCTGAGCTCCTTTCTGGAAATAATGAGACTAACAACATCACTCTGAAACAGAACGTCTCAGGAAATCTGGTCTGCTCAGTCAGGAACAACGTCAGTAATGTCTCCAAAGAAGAGAGAATATTGACCTGTG GCTTCATTTTCATAAACTGCACCTTAATCAATGGGGCACAGATATCACGGTGGGTGTATGAAGCCAACAACACTCTGTGTATTAAACCAACAATCACAACTAGAGGCAGTACTGTCGGTGATGAGACTGGAGTAGTGTCAGTTAAAAACAGTATAACACCCTTTAATCAAACTGCCTGCAGCGATGGCACGTGGCACAATA ATAAGTTCTTGCTTATGTGTGGTTTGAGAGCAGTTGTGGTAATTCTCTTGTTAACTGGGATTTGTACCTACTTCGcttggaagaaaaagaaaaatgaaaaagctgaaGTCTCTGCTGTCCCACAAATGAGAGGAGATCCAGAGGACTCTGTTCTGATGATTGAAATGAGTTCTGCAACTTACGCCAACACCTAG